In Canis lupus familiaris isolate Mischka breed German Shepherd chromosome 5, alternate assembly UU_Cfam_GSD_1.0, whole genome shotgun sequence, a genomic segment contains:
- the SCIMP gene encoding SLP adapter and CSK-interacting membrane protein isoform X3, which translates to MHREPDVGLDPGFPGSRPGPKADAKPLRHPGIPLPDFLLAKHKHEPMEALVRASRPEGLIAMDWWRDNFWIILAVAIIVVSTGLGLILYCACRQLLRQGKKWEIAKPLEEKRRDDEKMYENVNNEPLVQLPPLPPRGLLFPEHTFPQEPPSQPSSTYSLVNKVRNKKTVSIPSYIEPLDDYDDVEIPANMEKQRF; encoded by the exons atgcaccgggagcccgatgtgggactcgatcccggatttccgggatcgcgccctgggccaaaggcagacgccaaaccgctgcgccacccagggatccctcttcctgaTTTTCTACTGGCAAAACACAAGCATGAGCCCATGGAAGCGCTTGTGCGGGCGTCTCGTCCTGAG GGTCTCATTGCGATGGATTGGTGGAGGGACAATTTCTGGATCATCTTAGCTGTGGCCATCATTGTCGTCTCCACAGGCCTGGGCCTTATCCTGTACTGTGCCTGCAGGCAGCTGCTTAGACAGG GCAAGAAGTGGGAAATTGCCAAGCCCTTGGAAGAAAAGCGAAGAGATGATGAGAAGATGTATGA gaatGTTAACAATGAACCGCTGGTTCAGTTGCCCCCTCTGCCACCCAGAGGTCTGCTTTTTCCAGAACACACAT TCCCACAGGAACCCCCAAGTCAGCCATCGAGCACATACTCACTGGTCAACAAAGTGAGAAACAAGAAGACGGTTTCCATCCCGAGCTACATTGAGCCTCTGGATGACTACGATGATGTTGAAATCCCCGCCAATATGGAAAAGCAGCGCTTCTGA
- the SCIMP gene encoding SLP adapter and CSK-interacting membrane protein isoform X1 → MDTLATQGLIAMDWWRDNFWIILAVAIIVVSTGLGLILYCACRQLLRQGKKWEIAKPLEEKRRDDEKMYENVNNEPLVQLPPLPPRGLLFPEHTFPQEPPSQPSSTYSLVNKVRNKKTVSIPSYIEPLDDYDDVEIPANMEKQRF, encoded by the exons GGTCTCATTGCGATGGATTGGTGGAGGGACAATTTCTGGATCATCTTAGCTGTGGCCATCATTGTCGTCTCCACAGGCCTGGGCCTTATCCTGTACTGTGCCTGCAGGCAGCTGCTTAGACAGG GCAAGAAGTGGGAAATTGCCAAGCCCTTGGAAGAAAAGCGAAGAGATGATGAGAAGATGTATGA gaatGTTAACAATGAACCGCTGGTTCAGTTGCCCCCTCTGCCACCCAGAGGTCTGCTTTTTCCAGAACACACAT TCCCACAGGAACCCCCAAGTCAGCCATCGAGCACATACTCACTGGTCAACAAAGTGAGAAACAAGAAGACGGTTTCCATCCCGAGCTACATTGAGCCTCTGGATGACTACGATGATGTTGAAATCCCCGCCAATATGGAAAAGCAGCGCTTCTGA